A region of Anguilla rostrata isolate EN2019 chromosome 10, ASM1855537v3, whole genome shotgun sequence DNA encodes the following proteins:
- the idua gene encoding alpha-L-iduronidase isoform X2 encodes MVHIIWSVTKLIKLMNQCSCPLPLPTRHNNKRPIKRCDGRQTSPPLPHTRADQYDLSRDEQLNMAYVGSVPHRGLEQVRIHWLMELLTARVVNGVPHYNFTKLDQLIDLLWQNGLRPGFELMGSVSNYFTDFEDKQQVVEWRKLVCHTAKRYIEKYGLGYVSQWNFETWNEPNNHDFDNVTMSIQGFLNYYDACSEGLRDASPALRFGGPGDSCHTPPHSPYCWAMLEHCHNGTNFFTGETGVRLDYIALHKKGGGGSLPIMLQEIETVREIQERFPRFRSTPVFNDEADPLVGWSRPQTWRADVTYAAMALKVISQHQNQLMADANSTINYALLSNDNAFLSYHPHQFTQRTLTARFQVNNTRPPHVQLLRKPVLTAFGLLALLGERQVFAQVSAGGNLEDDTVGVLASVHEPLVPGTSDSWQATVLIYSSMDNRTSASTNDVTVQLNGFSGQKGLVYVTYYLDNNATSPYQLWESFGSPDFPTAEQFRELRRQEDARVAGPLPFPSEGTLSLKVVLPVPSILLVHVCALAAAQPDQVNGLNFIAVTQGQVLITWSDHCVNSKCIITYEVEFSNGQNMFQRINSQDTIFTSYVFSPENLDVCGFYRVRAVDYWGRSGEYSQIKKYSEEC; translated from the exons ATGGTACACATCATCTGGTCTGTAACAAAACTAATCAAGTTAATGAATCAGTGCTCGTGCCCCTTACCTCTTCCGACCAGGCATAATAATAAGCGCCCGATCAAACGCTGCGATGGACGACAAACAAG ccctcctcttcctcacacgCGTGCAGACCAGTATGACCTGAGCAGGGACGAGCAGCTGAACATGGCCTATGTGGGTTCGGTTCCCCACAGGGGGCTCGAGCAGGTTCGGATCCACTGGCTGATGGAGCTCCTCACAGCTCG AGTTGTAAATGGAGTACCCCATTACAACTTTACAAAGTTGGACCAACTGATAGATCTCCTGTGGCAAAACGGACTTAGACCAG gtttTGAGCTGATGGGCAGTGTGTCCAACTACTTCACTGACTTTGAAGATAAGCAGCAGGTGGTGGAATGGAGAAAGCTGGTTTGTCATACTGCAAAGAGATATATCG AGAAATACGGCCTCGGGTATGTCTCTCAGTGGAACTTTGAAACCTGGAATGAACCGAACAATCATGACTTCGACAACGTGACCATGTCAATTCAAG GGTTCTTAAATTATTACGATGCCTGTTCTGAGGGGCTACGGGACGCCAGCCCCGCGTTGCGTTTTGGGGGCCCAGGGGACTCCTGCCACACGCCCCCCCATTCCCCATACTGCTGGGCCATGCTGGAGCACTGCCACAATGGCACCAACTTCTTCACCGGGGAGACGGGCGTGCGGCTCGACTACATCGCCCTCCACAAGAAG ggaggTGGCGGGTCCCTTCCCATCATGCTGCAGGAAATTGAGACGGTTCGGGAGATCCAGGAGCGCTTCCCCCGCTTCCGATCCACACCGGTGTTCAACGACGAGGCGGACCCGCTGGTGGGCTGGTCCAGGCCCCAGACCTGGAGGGCGGACGTGACGTACGCAGCCATGGCACTGAAG gtGATCTCCCAGCATCAGAACCAGCTCATGGCTGACGCTAACAGCACCATAAACTACGccctgctgagcaacgacaacGCCTTCCTCAGCTACCACCCGCACCAGTTCACCCAGCGCACCCTGACCGCACGTTTCCAGGTCAACAACACCCGCCCGCCGCACGTCCAGCTGCTGCGGAAGCCCGTCCTGACTGCGTTTGGGCTCCTGGCGCTGCTAG GAGAAAGGCAGGTGTTTGCGCAGGTTTCAGCAGGGGGGAACTTGGAGGATGACACGGTGGGTGTCCTGGCCAGCGTCCATGAGCCCCTGGTACCTGGGACCTCAGACAGCTGGCAGGCCACAGTACTGATCTACAGCAGCATGGACAACCGAACCTCAGCCTCTACCAACGATGTCACCGTCCAGCTCAATGGCTTCTCCGGTCAGAAGG GCCTGGTGTATGTCACGTACTACCTGGACAACAACGCCACCAGCCCCTATCAGCTGTGGGAGAGCTTTGGAAGCCCAGACTTCCCCACAGCAGAGCAGTTCAGGGAGCTGAGGAGGCAGGAG gatgCCCGGGTGGCTGGACCTTTGCCCTTCCCGTCTGAAGGCACGCTGTCGCTGAAAGTGGTGCTTCCGGTGCCTTCCATCCTCctggtgcacgtgtgtgcgctgGCTGCTGCTCAGCCCGACCAG GTAAATGGTTTGAACTTCATTGCCGTCACCCAAGGCCAAGTTCTGATAACGTGGAGCGATCATTGCGTTAATTCCAA ATGTATAATAACCTATGAAGTAGAATTTTCCAATGGCCAGAACATGTTCCAAAGGATAAATTCTCAAGATACCATTTTTACATCGTATGTGTTTAGCCCAG AAAACTTGGACGTTTGTGGGTTCTACAGAGTTCGAGCTGTGGATTACTGGGGAAGATCTGGAGAATATTCTCAGATTAAAAAGTACTCTGAAGAGTGCTGA
- the idua gene encoding alpha-L-iduronidase isoform X3, with product MAYVGSVPHRGLEQVRIHWLMELLTARVVNGVPHYNFTKLDQLIDLLWQNGLRPGFELMGSVSNYFTDFEDKQQVVEWRKLVCHTAKRYIEKYGLGYVSQWNFETWNEPNNHDFDNVTMSIQGFLNYYDACSEGLRDASPALRFGGPGDSCHTPPHSPYCWAMLEHCHNGTNFFTGETGVRLDYIALHKKGGGGSLPIMLQEIETVREIQERFPRFRSTPVFNDEADPLVGWSRPQTWRADVTYAAMALKVISQHQNQLMADANSTINYALLSNDNAFLSYHPHQFTQRTLTARFQVNNTRPPHVQLLRKPVLTAFGLLALLGERQVFAQVSAGGNLEDDTVGVLASVHEPLVPGTSDSWQATVLIYSSMDNRTSASTNDVTVQLNGFSGQKGLVYVTYYLDNNATSPYQLWESFGSPDFPTAEQFRELRRQEDARVAGPLPFPSEGTLSLKVVLPVPSILLVHVCALAAAQPDQVNGLNFIAVTQGQVLITWSDHCVNSKCIITYEVEFSNGQNMFQRINSQDTIFTSYVFSPENLDVCGFYRVRAVDYWGRSGEYSQIKKYSEEC from the exons ATGGCCTATGTGGGTTCGGTTCCCCACAGGGGGCTCGAGCAGGTTCGGATCCACTGGCTGATGGAGCTCCTCACAGCTCG AGTTGTAAATGGAGTACCCCATTACAACTTTACAAAGTTGGACCAACTGATAGATCTCCTGTGGCAAAACGGACTTAGACCAG gtttTGAGCTGATGGGCAGTGTGTCCAACTACTTCACTGACTTTGAAGATAAGCAGCAGGTGGTGGAATGGAGAAAGCTGGTTTGTCATACTGCAAAGAGATATATCG AGAAATACGGCCTCGGGTATGTCTCTCAGTGGAACTTTGAAACCTGGAATGAACCGAACAATCATGACTTCGACAACGTGACCATGTCAATTCAAG GGTTCTTAAATTATTACGATGCCTGTTCTGAGGGGCTACGGGACGCCAGCCCCGCGTTGCGTTTTGGGGGCCCAGGGGACTCCTGCCACACGCCCCCCCATTCCCCATACTGCTGGGCCATGCTGGAGCACTGCCACAATGGCACCAACTTCTTCACCGGGGAGACGGGCGTGCGGCTCGACTACATCGCCCTCCACAAGAAG ggaggTGGCGGGTCCCTTCCCATCATGCTGCAGGAAATTGAGACGGTTCGGGAGATCCAGGAGCGCTTCCCCCGCTTCCGATCCACACCGGTGTTCAACGACGAGGCGGACCCGCTGGTGGGCTGGTCCAGGCCCCAGACCTGGAGGGCGGACGTGACGTACGCAGCCATGGCACTGAAG gtGATCTCCCAGCATCAGAACCAGCTCATGGCTGACGCTAACAGCACCATAAACTACGccctgctgagcaacgacaacGCCTTCCTCAGCTACCACCCGCACCAGTTCACCCAGCGCACCCTGACCGCACGTTTCCAGGTCAACAACACCCGCCCGCCGCACGTCCAGCTGCTGCGGAAGCCCGTCCTGACTGCGTTTGGGCTCCTGGCGCTGCTAG GAGAAAGGCAGGTGTTTGCGCAGGTTTCAGCAGGGGGGAACTTGGAGGATGACACGGTGGGTGTCCTGGCCAGCGTCCATGAGCCCCTGGTACCTGGGACCTCAGACAGCTGGCAGGCCACAGTACTGATCTACAGCAGCATGGACAACCGAACCTCAGCCTCTACCAACGATGTCACCGTCCAGCTCAATGGCTTCTCCGGTCAGAAGG GCCTGGTGTATGTCACGTACTACCTGGACAACAACGCCACCAGCCCCTATCAGCTGTGGGAGAGCTTTGGAAGCCCAGACTTCCCCACAGCAGAGCAGTTCAGGGAGCTGAGGAGGCAGGAG gatgCCCGGGTGGCTGGACCTTTGCCCTTCCCGTCTGAAGGCACGCTGTCGCTGAAAGTGGTGCTTCCGGTGCCTTCCATCCTCctggtgcacgtgtgtgcgctgGCTGCTGCTCAGCCCGACCAG GTAAATGGTTTGAACTTCATTGCCGTCACCCAAGGCCAAGTTCTGATAACGTGGAGCGATCATTGCGTTAATTCCAA ATGTATAATAACCTATGAAGTAGAATTTTCCAATGGCCAGAACATGTTCCAAAGGATAAATTCTCAAGATACCATTTTTACATCGTATGTGTTTAGCCCAG AAAACTTGGACGTTTGTGGGTTCTACAGAGTTCGAGCTGTGGATTACTGGGGAAGATCTGGAGAATATTCTCAGATTAAAAAGTACTCTGAAGAGTGCTGA
- the idua gene encoding alpha-L-iduronidase isoform X1 — MEVIQHNIELLLLFSVLFSTYPNTSGTSFVITVDAKTPLRDLKHFWRSTGFCPPLPHTRADQYDLSRDEQLNMAYVGSVPHRGLEQVRIHWLMELLTARVVNGVPHYNFTKLDQLIDLLWQNGLRPGFELMGSVSNYFTDFEDKQQVVEWRKLVCHTAKRYIEKYGLGYVSQWNFETWNEPNNHDFDNVTMSIQGFLNYYDACSEGLRDASPALRFGGPGDSCHTPPHSPYCWAMLEHCHNGTNFFTGETGVRLDYIALHKKGGGGSLPIMLQEIETVREIQERFPRFRSTPVFNDEADPLVGWSRPQTWRADVTYAAMALKVISQHQNQLMADANSTINYALLSNDNAFLSYHPHQFTQRTLTARFQVNNTRPPHVQLLRKPVLTAFGLLALLGERQVFAQVSAGGNLEDDTVGVLASVHEPLVPGTSDSWQATVLIYSSMDNRTSASTNDVTVQLNGFSGQKGLVYVTYYLDNNATSPYQLWESFGSPDFPTAEQFRELRRQEDARVAGPLPFPSEGTLSLKVVLPVPSILLVHVCALAAAQPDQVNGLNFIAVTQGQVLITWSDHCVNSKCIITYEVEFSNGQNMFQRINSQDTIFTSYVFSPENLDVCGFYRVRAVDYWGRSGEYSQIKKYSEEC; from the exons ATGGAAGTGATACAGCATAACATTGAATTGCTACTGCTGTTTTCGGTATTGTTTTCAACATATCCGAATACTTCCGGCACTTCTTTCGTGATCACTGTGGACGCAAAAACTCCACTGAGGGATCTGAAACATTTTTGGAGGAGCACAGGGTTTTG ccctcctcttcctcacacgCGTGCAGACCAGTATGACCTGAGCAGGGACGAGCAGCTGAACATGGCCTATGTGGGTTCGGTTCCCCACAGGGGGCTCGAGCAGGTTCGGATCCACTGGCTGATGGAGCTCCTCACAGCTCG AGTTGTAAATGGAGTACCCCATTACAACTTTACAAAGTTGGACCAACTGATAGATCTCCTGTGGCAAAACGGACTTAGACCAG gtttTGAGCTGATGGGCAGTGTGTCCAACTACTTCACTGACTTTGAAGATAAGCAGCAGGTGGTGGAATGGAGAAAGCTGGTTTGTCATACTGCAAAGAGATATATCG AGAAATACGGCCTCGGGTATGTCTCTCAGTGGAACTTTGAAACCTGGAATGAACCGAACAATCATGACTTCGACAACGTGACCATGTCAATTCAAG GGTTCTTAAATTATTACGATGCCTGTTCTGAGGGGCTACGGGACGCCAGCCCCGCGTTGCGTTTTGGGGGCCCAGGGGACTCCTGCCACACGCCCCCCCATTCCCCATACTGCTGGGCCATGCTGGAGCACTGCCACAATGGCACCAACTTCTTCACCGGGGAGACGGGCGTGCGGCTCGACTACATCGCCCTCCACAAGAAG ggaggTGGCGGGTCCCTTCCCATCATGCTGCAGGAAATTGAGACGGTTCGGGAGATCCAGGAGCGCTTCCCCCGCTTCCGATCCACACCGGTGTTCAACGACGAGGCGGACCCGCTGGTGGGCTGGTCCAGGCCCCAGACCTGGAGGGCGGACGTGACGTACGCAGCCATGGCACTGAAG gtGATCTCCCAGCATCAGAACCAGCTCATGGCTGACGCTAACAGCACCATAAACTACGccctgctgagcaacgacaacGCCTTCCTCAGCTACCACCCGCACCAGTTCACCCAGCGCACCCTGACCGCACGTTTCCAGGTCAACAACACCCGCCCGCCGCACGTCCAGCTGCTGCGGAAGCCCGTCCTGACTGCGTTTGGGCTCCTGGCGCTGCTAG GAGAAAGGCAGGTGTTTGCGCAGGTTTCAGCAGGGGGGAACTTGGAGGATGACACGGTGGGTGTCCTGGCCAGCGTCCATGAGCCCCTGGTACCTGGGACCTCAGACAGCTGGCAGGCCACAGTACTGATCTACAGCAGCATGGACAACCGAACCTCAGCCTCTACCAACGATGTCACCGTCCAGCTCAATGGCTTCTCCGGTCAGAAGG GCCTGGTGTATGTCACGTACTACCTGGACAACAACGCCACCAGCCCCTATCAGCTGTGGGAGAGCTTTGGAAGCCCAGACTTCCCCACAGCAGAGCAGTTCAGGGAGCTGAGGAGGCAGGAG gatgCCCGGGTGGCTGGACCTTTGCCCTTCCCGTCTGAAGGCACGCTGTCGCTGAAAGTGGTGCTTCCGGTGCCTTCCATCCTCctggtgcacgtgtgtgcgctgGCTGCTGCTCAGCCCGACCAG GTAAATGGTTTGAACTTCATTGCCGTCACCCAAGGCCAAGTTCTGATAACGTGGAGCGATCATTGCGTTAATTCCAA ATGTATAATAACCTATGAAGTAGAATTTTCCAATGGCCAGAACATGTTCCAAAGGATAAATTCTCAAGATACCATTTTTACATCGTATGTGTTTAGCCCAG AAAACTTGGACGTTTGTGGGTTCTACAGAGTTCGAGCTGTGGATTACTGGGGAAGATCTGGAGAATATTCTCAGATTAAAAAGTACTCTGAAGAGTGCTGA
- the kcnv2b gene encoding potassium voltage-gated channel subfamily V member 2, with amino-acid sequence MLSLRSRRASLFPNYKVGLSACDGRDSEGDYSIPFAKDSWVKQWNSMEDVSRDIYDIYAEYEEEENQSPFRLSLPAKNYMLNLNVGGKVYQISSREAARYPKTRIGRLAIYTDHNRKLDLCDDYTVQNNEYFFDRDPDIFHNIFNFYRTGMLWIKDELCPRNFLEEINYWGVRIKNAHRCCRISFEERHDELNDHLKVQQELQDEVEMEENDELFENMAMGQVRRAVWHLMEKPFSSIKAKLMAVASSFFVLVSLVAMSLNTVEEMQNESPAGRQRGRTYGECVESFCIAFFTVEYLLRLLSTPDLRRFGRSVLNAVDLIAILPQYLQVGLELLETEDYGVQDSDLKTVGQVGKVGQVLRIMRLMRIFRILKLARHSTGLRAFGFTLRQCYQQVGCLFLFIAMGVFTFSAMVYTVERDVHQTNFTSIPHAWWWAAVSISTVGYGDMFPETHLGRLFAFTCISFGIILNGMPISILYNKFSDYYAKLKANECMSNFKNRGKVRFAKRAARKMAECCGGTRHS; translated from the exons ATGCTGAGCCTCAGGAGCAGGAGGGCAAGCCTTTTCCCTAATTACAAAGTTGGGCTGAGCGCGTGCGATGGCAGAGACTCCGAGGGGGACTACAGCATCCCATTCGCTAAGGACAGCTGGGTCAAGCAGTGGAATTCCATGGAGGATGTGAGCAGGGACATTTACGACATCTACGCCGAgtatgaggaagaggagaaccAGTCACCTTTCAGACTCTCCTTGCCTGCCAAGAATTACATGCTCAACCTCAACGTAGGGGGAAAGGTGTACCAGATCTCCTCCAGGGAGGCAGCAAGGTACCCCAAAACCAGGATTGGGCGGCTGGCTATCTACACAGATCACAACAGGAAGCTGGACCTCTGTGATGACTACACCGTCCAGAACAACGAGTACTTCTTTGACCGGGACCCGGACATCTTCCACAACATCTTCAACTTCTACAGGACGGGCATGCTCTGGATTAAGGATGAGCTGTGTCCCCGGAACTTCCTGGAGGAGATCAACTACTGGGGCGTCCGCATCAAGAACGCCCACCGCTGCTGCCGGATCTCCTTCGAGGAGCGGCACGACGAGCTCAACGACCACCTGAAGgtgcagcaggagctgcaggacgaggtggagatggaggagaacGACGAGCTGTTCGAGAACATGGCCATGGGCCAGGTCCGGCGAGCCGTCTGGCACCTGATGGAGAAGCCCTTCTCCTCCATCAAGGCCAAGCTGATGGCGGTGGCCTCCAGCTTCTTCGTGCTGGTGTCACTGGTGGCCATGTCGCTCAACACGGTGGAGGAGATGCAGAACGAGTCGCCCGCTGGTAGGCAGCGCGGGAGGACCTACGGGGAGTGCGTGGAGAGCTTCTGCATCGCCTTCTTCACCGTAGAGTACCTCCTGCGGCTGCTGTCCACACCCGACCTGCGCCGATTCGGCCGGAGCGTGCTCAACGCCGTGGACCTGATCGCCATCCTGCCGCAGTACCTGCAGGTGgggctggagctgctggagaccGAGGACTACGGGGTGCAGGACAGCGACCTGAAGACGGTGGGGCAGGTGGGCAAGGTGGGCCAGGTGCTGCGCATCATGCGCCTGATGCGCATCTTCCGCATTCTGAAGCTGGCGCGCCACTCCACGGGCCTGCGGGCCTTCGGCTTCACCCTGCGCCAGTGCTACCAGCAGGTGggctgcctcttcctcttcatcgcCATGGGCGTCTTCACCTTCTCCGCCATGGTCTACACCGTGGAGCGTGACGTGCACCAGACCAACTTCACCAGCATACCCCACGCCTGGTGGTGGGCAGCG GTCAGTATATCCACAGTGGGATACGGGGACATGTTTCCGGAGACGCACCTGGGCCGACTGTTCGCCTTCACCTGCATATCCTTCGGGATCATCCTGAACGGCATGCCCATCTCCATCCTGTACAACAAGTTCTCCGACTACTACGCCAAGCTGAAGGCCAACGAGTGCATGTCCAATTTCAAGAACCGCGGCAAGGTGCGGTTCGCCAAAAGGGCGGCCAGGAAAATGGCGGAGTGCTGTGGGGGCACTCGCCACTCCTGA